The following coding sequences are from one Lolium rigidum isolate FL_2022 chromosome 6, APGP_CSIRO_Lrig_0.1, whole genome shotgun sequence window:
- the LOC124665071 gene encoding GATA transcription factor 16-like — MSPDSDKVEVEAEVEAPDAEECTASGDPKACADCYTTKTPLWRGGPTGPKSLCNACGIRYRKRRRVAMGLDPEAKRKPKRDEAAAAAAAAQENDEVDGGGKPRAPAAKTQTVELHMVGFAKDAVLKQRRRMRRRKRSCLGEEERAAILLMALSSGVIYA, encoded by the exons ATGTCGCCGGATTCCGACAAGGTGGAGGTGGaagcggaggtggaggcgccggACGCCGAGGAGTGCACCGCCTCCGGCGACCCCAAGGCCTGCGCCGACTGCTACACCACCAAGACGCCGCTGTGGCGCGGCGGACCCACCGGACCAAAG TCGCTGTGCAACGCGTGCGGGATCCGGTACCGGAAGAGGCGGAGGGTGGCCATGGGGCTGGACCCCGAGGCCAAGAGGAAGCCCAAGAGGGACgaagccgccgcggccgccgccgcggctcaGGAAAACGACGAGGTTGACGGTGGCGGCAAGCCCCGCGCCCCCGCCGCCAAGACGCAGACCGTGGAGCTGCACATGGTCGGGTTCGCCAAGGACGCCGTGCTCAAGCAGCGGCGCCggatgcggaggaggaagcgcTCCTGCCTCGGCGAGGAGGAGCGGGCCGCCATCCTGCTCATGGCGCTCTCCTCCGGCGTCATCTACGCCTGA